A genomic stretch from Thermomonospora umbrina includes:
- a CDS encoding formimidoylglutamate deiminase produces MRWHAELAWLGDEVAADVLIEADGERLTAVIPGTAPPPDAERLPGLTLPGLADAHSHAFHRALRGRSHAERGDFWTWRDQMYAIADRLDPDAYRALARAVYAEMALAGVTAVGEFHYLHHRPGGAPYDDPNAMGEALIAAAADAGIRITLLDACYLTGGIGRPLEGTQLRFGDGSAGDWRRRVDALYDTVGRDGRTHARVGAAVHSVRAVPRDQIHEVADWAKERRAPLHFHLSEQPAENEACREAHGVSPTRLLADCGALGPLAVAVHATHLDAEDIRLLGTTMTGVCLCPTTERDLADGIGPARDLANAGVELSLGSDQHAVIDLFEEARAVELDERLRTRRRGHWSAGALLAAATWNGHAALGWPEAGRLEPGGHADLVTVALDSVRTAGATAEFAAETVVFAATAADVRHVVVSGRPIVRDGRHLLVPDVPAALHTAITDLTGNGERT; encoded by the coding sequence ATGCGCTGGCACGCCGAACTCGCCTGGCTCGGGGACGAGGTGGCCGCCGACGTCCTCATCGAGGCCGACGGGGAACGCCTCACCGCCGTGATCCCCGGGACCGCGCCCCCGCCGGACGCCGAGCGCCTCCCGGGCCTCACCCTGCCGGGCCTGGCCGACGCGCACTCCCACGCCTTCCACCGCGCGCTGCGCGGCCGTTCCCACGCCGAACGCGGCGACTTCTGGACGTGGCGCGACCAGATGTACGCGATCGCCGACCGCCTCGACCCCGACGCGTACCGGGCGCTGGCCCGGGCCGTGTACGCGGAGATGGCGCTCGCGGGCGTCACCGCCGTCGGCGAGTTCCACTACCTGCACCATCGGCCCGGCGGGGCGCCCTACGACGACCCCAACGCGATGGGCGAGGCGCTCATCGCCGCCGCCGCCGACGCGGGCATCCGCATCACCCTGCTCGACGCCTGCTACCTCACCGGGGGCATCGGGCGGCCCCTCGAAGGCACCCAACTCCGCTTCGGCGACGGCTCGGCGGGCGACTGGCGACGCCGCGTCGACGCCTTGTACGACACCGTGGGCCGGGACGGCCGCACGCACGCGCGGGTCGGCGCCGCCGTCCACTCCGTACGGGCGGTTCCGCGCGACCAGATCCACGAGGTCGCCGACTGGGCCAAGGAACGCCGCGCGCCCCTGCACTTCCACCTGTCCGAGCAGCCCGCCGAGAACGAGGCGTGCCGGGAGGCCCACGGCGTGAGCCCGACCCGGCTGCTCGCCGACTGCGGAGCCCTCGGTCCGCTCGCCGTCGCCGTGCACGCCACCCACCTCGACGCCGAGGACATCCGGCTCCTCGGCACCACCATGACCGGCGTGTGCCTGTGCCCCACCACCGAACGCGACCTCGCCGACGGCATCGGCCCCGCCCGGGACCTCGCGAACGCGGGCGTGGAGCTGAGCCTGGGCTCCGACCAGCACGCGGTGATCGACCTGTTCGAGGAGGCTCGCGCCGTCGAACTGGACGAACGCCTGCGCACCCGCAGGCGCGGCCACTGGTCGGCCGGCGCGCTCCTGGCCGCCGCCACCTGGAACGGCCACGCCGCCCTGGGATGGCCCGAGGCCGGCCGGCTGGAGCCCGGCGGCCACGCCGACCTCGTCACCGTCGCCCTCGACTCCGTCCGCACGGCGGGCGCCACCGCCGAGTTCGCCGCCGAGACCGTCGTCTTCGCCGCCACCGCCGCCGACGTCCGGCACGTGGTCGTCTCCGGCCGCCCCATCGTTCGCGACGGCCGGCACCTGCTCGTTCCCGACGTCCCCGCCGC
- a CDS encoding allantoate amidohydrolase has protein sequence MSFEEMWAALLPVGRDGGSGGYHRFAWTPPELECRDWFLGEARRRGLDVEHDGNGNLFAWWNPAGAQGPAVVTGSHLDSVPGGGAFDGPLGVVSALAAIDLLRDEGFRPGRPVGVAVFAEEEGARFGVACLGSRLLTGAIDPERARGLRDADGLSFAEVVAAHGLDERQPVGPDEGLLARIGCFVELHVEQGRALDGPVGVASAIIPHGRWRMRFTGEGDHAGTTGLSDRRDPMLPFAHAVLAARDSAARHDGVATVGKVGVVPGGVNAIPSSVTAWLDARGPTDDAVRRTVGETVEAARRAAVEHGVDVEVTEESYSAVVAFDHSLRDRIATTLGGVPVLPTGAGHDAGILSARVPAAMLFVRNPTGVSHAPAEHAEIGDCLAGVEALASVLKNLTGG, from the coding sequence GTGAGCTTTGAGGAGATGTGGGCGGCTCTGCTGCCCGTTGGGCGGGACGGTGGGAGCGGTGGGTATCACCGGTTCGCGTGGACGCCGCCGGAGTTGGAGTGTCGAGACTGGTTCCTCGGTGAGGCCCGGCGGCGTGGGCTGGACGTCGAGCACGACGGCAACGGCAACCTGTTCGCCTGGTGGAATCCCGCCGGCGCGCAGGGTCCGGCGGTGGTGACGGGCTCGCATCTGGACTCCGTTCCCGGGGGCGGGGCGTTCGACGGGCCGCTGGGCGTGGTGTCCGCCCTGGCGGCGATCGACCTGTTGCGGGACGAGGGTTTCCGGCCCGGGAGGCCCGTCGGCGTGGCCGTCTTCGCCGAGGAGGAGGGCGCGCGGTTCGGGGTGGCCTGCCTCGGCTCCCGGCTGCTGACCGGCGCCATCGACCCCGAGCGGGCACGCGGCCTGAGGGACGCCGACGGGCTGTCGTTCGCTGAGGTCGTCGCCGCGCACGGGCTCGACGAACGACAACCCGTCGGCCCCGACGAGGGGCTGCTCGCCCGCATCGGATGCTTCGTGGAGCTGCACGTCGAGCAGGGGCGGGCGCTGGACGGGCCGGTGGGCGTGGCGAGCGCGATCATCCCGCACGGCCGGTGGCGGATGCGCTTCACGGGAGAGGGCGACCACGCGGGCACCACCGGGCTGTCCGATCGGCGCGACCCGATGCTGCCGTTCGCGCACGCCGTCCTGGCCGCGCGCGACAGCGCCGCCCGCCACGACGGCGTCGCCACCGTCGGGAAGGTCGGCGTCGTCCCCGGCGGCGTCAACGCGATCCCGTCGTCGGTCACCGCCTGGCTGGACGCCCGGGGCCCCACCGACGACGCCGTCCGCCGCACCGTCGGGGAGACCGTCGAGGCGGCGCGGCGGGCGGCCGTGGAGCACGGAGTGGACGTCGAGGTCACCGAGGAGTCGTACTCGGCGGTGGTCGCCTTCGACCACTCCCTGCGCGACCGGATCGCGACGACCCTGGGCGGGGTCCCCGTGCTGCCGACGGGGGCGGGGCACGACGCGGGCATCCTGTCCGCCCGGGTGCCGGCCGCGATGCTGTTCGTCCGCAATCCGACCGGGGTGTCCCACGCGCCCGCCGAGCACGCCGAGATCGGCGACTGTCTCGCGGGTGTGGAGGCGCTGGCCTCGGTGCTCAAGAATCTGACCGGCGGGTAA